A single Pagrus major chromosome 19, Pma_NU_1.0 DNA region contains:
- the slc35b3 gene encoding adenosine 3'-phospho 5'-phosphosulfate transporter 2: MSAKYGLVGYNSSRKHISISIPSSTEVMSPHIKSVEELRVLGINLSSFGAPTQFLICVAGVFVFYLIYGYLQELIFSVEGFKPFGWYLTLVQFGFYSMFGLVELQLTQDKRRRIPGKTYMIIAFLTVGTMGLSNTSLGYLNYPTQVIFKCCKLIPVMIGGVFIQGKRYNLADVSAALCMSLGLIWFTLADSKVAPSFNLTGVLLISMALCADAAIGNVQEKAMKLHNGSNSEMVLYSYSIGFVYILTGLLCVGGLGPAVAFCSEHPVKTYGYAFFFSLTGYFGISFVLALIKLFGALVAVTVTTGRKAMTIILSFMFFAKPFTFQYIWGGLLVLFGIFLNVYSKNREKMKLPSIKDFRSWLLMGKKVRFLSQDV, translated from the exons ATGAGTGCCAAATATGGCCTGGTGGGCTACAACAGTTCACGGAAGCACATCTCGATCTCCATTCCGTCATCCACAGAGGTGATGTCACCCCACATAAAGTCTGTGGAGGAGCTGAGGGTCCTGGGAATCAACCTGAGCAGCTTTGGTGCCCCCACACAGTTCTTGATCTGTGTGGCTGGAGTCTTTGTCTTTTACCTCATCTATGGATACCTGCAG GAGTTGATATTTTCCGTAGAAGGATTCAAGCCTTTCGGTTGGTACCTCACTCTGGTCCAGTTCGGCTTCTACTCCATGTTCGGACTCGTGGAGCTTCAGCTCACACAGGACAAACGCAGACG GATACCAGGGAAGACCTATATGATTATAGCCTTTTTAACAGTGGGCACTATGGGCCTGTCCAATACCTCTCTGGGCTACTTGAACTACCCCACACAGGTTATCTTCAAGTGCTGTAAACTCATCCCAGTCATGATTGGAGGAGTGTTTATACAAG GTAAACGCTATAATCTGGCCGATGTAtctgctgctctctgcatgAGTCTGGGACTCATCTGGTTTACGCTAGCTGACAGCAAGGTGGCTCCCAGCTTCAACCTCACAG GTGTTCTCCTCATCTCCATGGCACTGTGTGCAGACGCAGCCATTGGAAACGTGCAGGAGAAAGCCATGAAACTCCATAATGGCTCCAACTCAGAAATG GTGTTGTACTCGTACTCCATCGGTTTTGTCTACATACTGACAGGCCTGCTCTGTGTGGGCGGGCTGGGGCCAGCAGTGGCATTCTGCTCAGAG CATCCTGTGAAGACGTACGGTTACgcattcttcttctctcttacGGGTTATTTTGGCATCTCCTTCGTGCTGGCTCTGATCAAGCTCTTTGGTGCCCTAGTTGCAGTAACAG TGACCACTGGGAGAAAGGCCATGACTATCATACTTTCCTTCATGTTCTTCGCAAAACCTTTCACTTTTCA GTACATATGGGGCGGCCTTCTGGTGCTCTTCGGCATCTTCTtgaatgtttacagtaaaaacagagagaaaatgaagctTCCCTCCATCAAGGACTTCAGGAGCTGGCTGCTGATGGGAAAGAAAGTCCGATTTCTCTCACAAGACGTATAG